CGCCCTGCCGCAGTGGATCGCGATGCTTGGCGTACTCGCTGCACTGATTCTGTTAAACGAAGTTTCCAGACGGACCAAAGCCGGCGGTATTTTAATGTTTTTTGTCATCCCGGCTATTTTGACTGTTTATTTTATTGCAATTGCCGTCGGGGCAAAAACAGGAGCTTCCTGGGCACTCAATAACCAGACATATCTATATATGAATGGATGGTTCCACTACGCCAAGCTTTATGCCGCACTTGCAGGATGTATCGGATTTATGATGATCAAATATGAATGGGGAATCGGAAAAGCTCACTGGTTCAAAGCGTATCCGTTTGCAATCGTTGCCATCAATATTCTGATCGCCGTTGCAAGTGATTTTGAATCTGCCATCAACGGATGGTATTCCTGGTGGCTGTCCTCTGAAGATGTATGGCTGTACGGAGGATGGCACAACGTATTTAACGGAATTGCCGGAATCATCAATATTTTGTGTATGACCGGATGGTGGGCTGTCTACACATCCAAAGACAAAAAAGACATGATCTGGCCGGATATGATCTGGGTTTACATCCTGGTCTATGATGTATGGAATTTCGCCTATACCTACAACTGTCTGCCGACACATTCCTGGTTCTGCGGCGTTGCACTTCTGCTTGCACCGACAATCGCAGCACTGCTCTGGAACAAAGGCGGCTGGATCATGAACCGTGCCAACACGCTTTGTATCTGGTGTATGTTCGCGCAGGTATTCCCTCTGTTCCAGGAGACATTCTCTGACGGAACACAGGTATTCCCATGGGCAACCATTCCAAAACTGTATGCTGACGGTACTTTAAACGGAATCACTGCCGGCGGAAGCACAAATGCAGATCCGACCATGATGACGATTGTCAGTCTCCTTGCACTGATCGTAAATATTGTAGCATTTATTTACATTATAAGAACTGCAAGAAAGAAGAAAAAGAATCCTTACAAAGAAGAAATCTTTACAGATTTCAAATACTACAAGGATGCAGCTGCAAGAGCTGAGATTAAATAAGAAACAAGGTCGCCCCGCAAAAGCTCTCTTCCACTTTTGCGGGGCGAATTTTATCTGCTTTTTTCCAGTTCCTTTTGAATTTTTTCTACCATTTCCCGATACACATCTTCCGCTCTTAATTCTGCATATACGTCCTCTGTCTCCAACAGCCACAGAAGATTTTCCAGTAGATATCCCCGTTTCGGTGAAGTACTTTCATTCCATTCCAGTTTGTCAAAGTAAATTGGAGTCTCTGTCTTTCTTCCTTGTACAATATTCAGATACCCCATAACCAGATGCTTCAGTTCTGAAAGTGCCTGGTCTTTTTTCCCCTGCTTCACCAGAATTCCAAGTTTCATCTGGGATACCATAACATTGACTCCTCCGAGACGGCTTTCTTCAAATAAGGTCTCCAGCTCCTGTGCGGCATCCAGAAATCGAAACGCCTTTTCATACTCACTTTCTTCTCCGGCAATTTTCGCCAGACTGACCAGAGACAAACCTGCATTGCGGATTTCTTCATACAAACAACGCTGTGTCAGTTTTTCTGATTCTTCCAGTTTTCCCATCTGATACAGGATACTGGACTTCATGCTTCTTGCATCAAAATCCGGCTGCGGCAGTTTTTCTACGGCTTCCAGCCCTTTTTCATATTCCTCATTCATACAGTATAAGCCAGATAAAACATACCATGCCGTCTCGGAAATCTCCGCATTTTCGCTGGCTGTGCTCTCTTCAAACAACGTAATGCTTCGTTCCATCTGCTGCTTCAAAATTTCTTCCTGCAAGCTTGCACCTGCATACTGCATATAAGTCGAAGCTACCCGAAATTTCAGAAATAAGTCTGTCGGAAATTCTTTCAGAAGCTCTTCACAGTACTGCTGTCCTTCTTCCCAGTTTCTTGTCGAAAACAGTGTATCCGCTTTCTCCATCCGCTTCATACATTCTTCTTCCGTCATCTGCTCCTGAAAGTCCAGCAGAACATCCACACTCACGCCCAAAAGCCTTGCCAGTGGGTTTAGGATTGTAATATCCGGATATGTCGTATCCGTCTCCCACTTGGACACTGCTGCCGCTGAAATATTGAGTGCTGCTGCCACCTGTTCCTGCGTCAGTCCTTTTTGCTTTCTAAGATCTTGAATTCGTTTTCCAATTTTCAATTCCATCCATCTGCACCTCTCTTTTCTCTGATCTTTTGCTGCTTTTATTGTATCAAAGAAAAGAAAACTCTCCAATGGATGGAGAGTTAACTTTTGCTGTCAGTTTTTTAACTGTTTATCCTGTTTTTATAAGAATGGTTTCAATTCTTTCATCAGCTGTTCGTCCATATGGAGCAGCTTCTTTGCAAGCGAACGGCTCTCAGAAGACGCCTCTTCATACTCATTGAGAAATTTTCCGATGGACTGGATTCCCATATTACAGCCATCCATCAGAAGCTTCGCAATCTGAGAGCTGTCATCGTGGAGCATCAGCTTCACATCCGTTGTAATCCTGGAAAATGCAGCTGCGGCAGGATGAGGATCCTTTTCTTGTTCTCCATGTTTTTCCAGCAGTCTGCTGATATCTTCCTCCAGTGCTTTATGTTTCTTGTCGTATTCATCCAGCAGCTGATGAAGCTTTTCATCCTTCACAAAATCCCGCACCTGATTCAGGCTGTTGATCGCCATCTTGCAGCCACTGCTGCATTCTTTTAAAAGCTTTCCTGTCTGTTCTTCCATATCATTTCCCCACTTTCCATTACAAATCATGTCTTGTTTATTCTGTCCGAAAGTGCAGATTCTATCCCTTTATCTTACAACAGCACGTCTGATTTTCGGCCCTATAATGCAGGCAATTGCAATTTTTACCAGATCTCCCGGAATATACGGAAATACTCCGACACCAAGTCCTGCCACAAATCCGATATTCAACTGCATAGAAAGCCAGATTGTACCGAAAAGATAACATACGATCGTTCCAAGTACCATTCCAAGAACGGCAAATGACAGTTTTCCTTTAAAATGCTCCACAAAAAATCCGGCGATCACTGTCAAAAACACAAATCCGACCAGATATCCGCCCGTAGGCCCTGCCACTTTTGCCGGACCGCCACTGAAACCGGAAAATACCGGAAGTCCGACCAGACCGATCAACAGGTATACAATATAACTGATGGTACTGAATTTTGTTCCCAGTACAAAAACCGAGAAATACAACACCAGGTTTGTAAATGAGATCGGCACCGGACTGAACGGTAGAGGAATACTTAACGGCCCCAGAATGCAGGTCAGCGCTGTCATCAATGCGATCAGTGTCATTTGTTTCGTTGTGAGAAATTTTGCTTTTGTCTCCATGTGTTTTGTTCTCCTTCTTTACACTCTTGTTCCAGTATACGAAAGAGACGTTCTATTGTCAACCTTTTATTATTGTAAGTTAACATTCGTTCCGGTTGTTTACTCTTGTAACTGTATATGATAGAGCGTGTTTGAAAATTAAAAATGCACAAAACATGTGTTTCTATTGCCTTCTCATGATAGGATAGCTTCCAAGCAAAATCAGACACAGCCTAGGTGGTGTAAGCACCAAGATACATGTGGTAGTGGATTCTTACGACTATCCAATCTACCTGATCCAGCGAATGAAAAGGATTTCAAAGAATTGTAACCAAGTATGATAAATATGCATTCATCTATAGTAATCCTCTTAATTAACGCAAATTCCACATGCGTGAAACCACCATTTACAATCATTCATGCTTATAGTTTCTAAGGCCGCTTTTACAACTTCAGGCAGTTCAGAGGCAACACAGATTTTATTCTTTCTGAGAATAGCTTTCATTTTTGACCACATTTTTTCAATAGGATTTAAATCCGGACTGTATGGCGGCAAATACAGGTAGGAAATACCAGCCTTGTCCAAAAGTTCTGTCACTATTTTGGCATGATGAGAGCGCATATTATCCATAATTACAACATTGCCTTTCTCAAGACTCGGTATCAACTGTTTTTCCATGTATTCACGAAACCGCTGTGCGGTTGTTCCGCCTTGGTACGTAGTATATACCAAACTGCCGTTAAGACGAATGGACGACAAAACGGTGTATTCCTGCAGGCGTGTTTATTGGGGCAGCATCAATGGCACATTTCCCATGTACTGCACGTGCATAGTGTCTTGTGAGGTTTGTATTAATGCCGCTTTCATCAAGATATATCTGATGTTCTGCATTTGCATCAGATATGTTTTCTATCCATGCGCTGCGCTTTGCCTGCACATCGGGGACGCTCCTGTTCTTTTGCATGCAAAGACTTTTTCTTATAAGTATAACCTTGTTTTATCAGAAAACGCCTGACGGCTTTGCTGCCTACAGGCAAATTAAGGCTTTCAATGATTTCCTTCATTGTGATATCAGGCTGTTTCTGCACAAGTTCCAGAATATCTTGGTGCTGCTTTTCTGTAAGGATTGGTTTCCGTCCTCTCAGCTGCGTTCTGGTCTCATAACTGCCAGTGCGTGCACGTTCTTCCACAAGGCGGTATATGGTACTTTGGTTTACTGAAAAATATTTTGCGATCTCCTTGGCATTGTGCGTTTTATCCCAGGCTTCCAATACCAGTTTTCTAGCTTCATTATGTAGCATGTTATCATCTCCTACACTATATTTTATCACCTCTGTAAAGAGCTTGCATTATTTAAGAGGTTTGCTATAAAAAAAGAAAAACAGAGCAACGGATTTCGGTAACAAAGAAATATCTTGATCGTTCAGACAAAAATAACGTTTTCCCTGTCTGTAATACATCATTGGTTAAAATCAGTGAAGAGTCTATCTGCCGTGAGCCACTATGCACAGTCAACGTGCATATGCGAACTGCGCATTCACATGCACTATTCCTTGCGACATTTCTACCCAACAGGGTATAAGACATTTTTTAGAAGTCATACCGTAAATCTATTGAAATCTCTTTAGAAAAAACAAAAACGGCTGTATTTCAGTCCACCTTTGCACCAAAGTACAGCCACATAAACCAATTCTATTTTTATTGTGCAATATCAGAACTCCCCCCTTCTCCCTGCTGCATCCAGAATATTCATCTGCATCCTATATTTTGCCACCGTTCTTCTTGAGATCTGTATTCCCTCTTCTCCCAGTTTCTGCGCCAGTTTTTGATCACTCAGCGGTTTCTTCTTATCTTCGCTTTGAATGAAATTTCTTAGCATCAGCTTCACTGAATCGCTACTGACTTCCTCCGTCCCTTTTGGCATAAAATCTGACAGTGCATAAACGCCCCAGCCACACTGCAGATATTTTCCTTTCACCGCCCTGCTGATTGTTGATTCATTCACCTCCATAATCTGTGCAACATCCTTCTGTCTGATCGGTTTCATATCCTTTCCCGAGTCCAAAAACATCCTCTGGAAATCAACCAGTATATCTGCAATCCTCTGCAATGTATGACTTCTCTGCTCTATGCATGCTCTCAGCCATTCTGCCTGCGCCTGCTTTTGCATAATATATTCCCGAACCTCCGCCTCTTTCGAATCTCGCAGTTTTACATAGAATTCATTCAGCCTCAGTTCCCGGTACACAGCCTCATTCAATTCCGCTATATATTTTCCATGTTCTTTTGACACAATAATATCTGGTATTACATACCCCCCTGTGTTTCTCCCATATATTCTTCCTGGTTTTGGATTCAGGGTTCTGATTCTGGAAAATGCGTCTCTTACCGCCGCCTCTTCCTCTCCCAGTTCTTTTGCAATTGCTGAAATTTTATGTTTTGACAGATCTTCCAGATAATTTTTTACCAGAGTAATCGCAAGCCGGGAGTCTTTCTGTCGCTTCAACTGCAGAATCAGACATTCCTTCAAATCGGCGGCCCCGATTCCGGCCGGCTCCAATGATTTCAGTATCTCCAGCGCACTCCGAAGTTCCCGCACCGAACATGGTATGTACTCTGCCAGTTTTTTCACCGAAATCTCCAGATATCCTCTACTGTCCAATGATCCTGCTAACTTTTCCACAATTTTCTTTTCTTTTTCCCCAATTGGCATCGTCAACAGCTGCTGATGTATTATATCCACAAGGCTTTCTTCCTGAAGAGTCCACCAGTCTTCTAACAACTGATGACCGCCGGCATAGCTCCAGTCGGTATCCTCCGATGCCGTTACTCCTGTTTCATCAGACTTACGCATATCTTCCCTCACCAGTTCTTCCAGCGGTGCCTCTGCCAGTTCTTCCACTTCAATCAACGGATTTTCCAGTGCCACTTCCTGAATATACACAGCAATTTCCTGTGCATTCATTTGCAGGATGCGTGCCTGCTCAATCTGCTTCTGATATACCCTTTGTTTCTGCTCAACCTTCAGTTCCAGTCCCATCGAATTTCCTCTTTACTACTTAATCAGTCTTTTAAACAATTCGTATAGCATCGACAATTCATATTCATCCAATCTGATTCTGTATTTTTTTTCTGCTTCCGCAAATACAATCCGAGAAATCCGATAGAACTCCTTCTCTTGCTCAGATAATTCCCGTTGTTCTTCCTCATAACCATCCTGTGCGATCATCAGACGCTCAAACATAAATGCAATGTGCATATACAAATTTAGTCTCACATGCCCCGACATTTCCAATGCATAATACTTTTCATACCGCATCAAAATCAGTTCTACTTCCCGAACTACAACCGCAGGGTTCAAAAACTGCAGTCGGCTTACGATACCTTCCATTGAGAAAAACTTTACAAATTCTCTTTTGAGCACTTCAAACTGCTCCGGATTTATTACTGTCTTTAAGGAATCCCACAGCACCTGTTCTCCACTTCCATCCAACACATCATACATACTCAGCCATGGAGTTTTTACTTCTTCTGAAAGTGATGAAGTCGTCAAAATCAACAGTGTCTGCTCAAAGGATTTTTCCCCTTTTTCACCCAAAACCCGAATCAGTTCCTTATAATCCATCGTAATAAAATCAAGCCCGCAGTCTCCGAGCACGCTTTTCATCATTTCCTGAATCTTTTCCGCAATTCCCACTCCGGACATACAGGATATGACAATATTTTTTCCCTGTGAAAGACCTTCAAAAAACTGTACATCAAAACTACAGATTTTCTTTGTACTCTGTGTAATTTCCGTAAAGGAACTATGTCCCAGTATTTTAATTCCGATATCGAGCGCAATTGCCGTAGAAACATTATTGATAATCATCAGATCCCCTGACAGACTGTTTTTGATCAATGTATACATTCTGCTGAGAGAACCTGTATCTACCAGCAGAATCACTCCTCTTCCTCCCGGAATATCTTCCAGATAACTCCTTACTTTATCAATCATCGCATCAAAAGAAGAGTCCATCGGCATATCAATTGCTTCAAACACAAAGGTTCCACATGCCTGATTCACCACTTTTGCAATACTGCTCGCCGTTGTATCTCCATGCGCAGCAATCAAACCTGCCAGTTCAACAGACTCTACAACATACTCATGCAGAGCAACTGTAAACAAAAACAGGACGTGTTTTCCACAGCCTTGTTCCAACGATACCACTTTCTCAAAAAGACGTTTTGCAATATAATGTGCCCTTGAAAGAGACTGTTCAAAATAAACAGACAATTTCCACTCCATCTCTGCATCCAATTCCATTTGCGAGAACATCTTATAACTCAGGTACAGTTCCTTCAGACATTGGTCTGTCACACGAATTCCATAGCGTTTCAGCACCAATCTGCAGCTGCTCTCAAACATCTTTCTTACCGTATTTTCGAACACCGAAGAACTCACTGTGACATATTTCTCCCAAGTCTTCATCTGGTGTTTATACCGTAGATATAACATATCTGTTTTATCCCAGGAAGCCTTCACCACCTCTTCCCAGAGAGCTGAAACATTCAAAGCATGTTCCGTAACACATGCTTCATACGCAGATTCACTTTCCTGACTGCACAAAACTTTCATCGGACAGACAATTTCTTCCAAAGAATCACCCTTGTCCGGTGTCTCATTCTGCAGCTCTCTTGAAGAGATTTTCAACAGTTTTTCCTCCTGTTGCCGAAAATATGCTTCTGCACAGCTTACCCGCACAAGATTTTCCAGTTTTCCGATATTTCCAGGTAACTTTGAAAAGCACAGATACTGCATCGCATCCTTTTCAATCAGAATATCCCTGTTGATCTTTACCGCTTCTTTCTGATAAAACCGATAAATTAACTGTAGTCGTTCCATCAGCGGTCTTTCCGCAATACTTCCGATTGAAGTCTGTACGGTAATTCTCCGGCGAAATGTTTCCAGAAGGACTTTTTCCGGAATCTCCGTTGTTGCAAAAATAAACCTTACCTTCGCCGCTTTCCAGTTCTTGTCACCAAGCGGTCGATATTTTCCTGTGTCCATGAAAATAAAAAGCTTTTCCTGGTTTTCATAAGACAGCCGGTGAATCTCGTCCAGAAAAAGATAACCGCCGTCCGCTTCCTGCAAAAGCCCCTCTTTATCTGTATCCGCTCCGGTAAAGCTTCCCTTTTTATACCCTAAAAGTGCTGCCGACAATAGCTCTGGATTGTTCGCATAATCTGCACAATTCAGCACTACCAACGGAGCACTCTCGCTGATAACTGCACTGGAAACTGCATATTGGTGAATCAGTCTTGCCAGAAAGCTTTTTCCGACCCCACTTTCTCCTGTAATCAGTATTGGCAGTCCGTCCGGCGGATATGACACCGCCGCTTTGCATCTTTCAATTACATTTTTCTGGCTGCCGTCAGCACCGATCATTGTATCAAAGACGTCTTCCCGGCGTACTTCCGGCAGCACTTCTTCTATTTCTTTTCTTTCTTCACTGACAGAACCCTGCACATTCTCTCTCTGTTGTTTCCTGATATTCCAGCATACCGGCCGGGTAAGTGTCTTTTCCACACTACCTTCTTCCAAAAGACGGTTCAGATAATGGCTGACTACCTGTCGGCTTAAATTCAGCTCTTCTGCAAGTGCTGCCGCCGTAATCTGACAATCACTCTTCGACATCCTGCACAGCGCCTGATATACCCTGTCTTTTGCTTCCATAAAAAGTACCTCCCGGTTTTTCTGCTTTTTCATACCCCTATTATAATAAATTTTGAGTTTCTCTACAACACTTTTCTTTTCTTGAGTTTCCGCAGAATTATCCTCCTCAGATAAGTCTGCTATGTTTCGTTATCCACAACTTTCAAAAAATGCCTAAAATATAAGGAATCCTGTTCCTTTTTGATGTAAAATTAAGCTACCAAACCAAAAACTTACTAAACAAAAAGAAAGGGGATCCCTTATGATTAATTCTACATCAACTACTTACTCTCTGAAAAGAAAAATTTTAACTTTTACAAATAAAATTTCCTGCCGTCTTCCGAAACCAGACCGCAAGTTTATATCAGATATGGTTTACGGTATTTTGGCATCTCAGAGCTGTCTGCTTACCGATATTTCCGATCAGCTCCATGAACCTGCACGTAAAGTAAATACAGTAAAACGACTTTCCACACATCTCTTGGAAGGCCCCCTGCCGCTGCGGCTTCCACTTATCTCCATACCGTAAAGAAGCTCTCGCCTCCCGATCCGGTGGTCCTGATTGATGAAAGCGATGTTGTAAAGCCGGATGGGAAACACTTTGAAGCCCTGGGCATTGTCCGGGATGGTTCAGAAAGCACACAGACAAAAATGTTTATAAAAAGGGATATCATGTAACGGAAGCCTGCGTTTTAACTGCTCATAAGCATCCCGTCAGTATTTTTTCCCGGCTCCATTCTTCTGCTGAGAAAGATTACAAATCTGTAAATACCATCACATTTGATGCGATCAGACAGGCCGTCTCTCTTTTCGGGAAAGCTACTTTCGTTATGGATCGGGGTTATGATGACAATAAAATCTTCCTCTTCCTCGACCAACAGAAGCAGGATTATGCGCTCCGCCTGATTGCCAGGAGGAATCAGAGCCTCCAACAAATGCCCTGAAAGTTTCTATCATACAGAAAGCAGATCCGATCAAAGAGAAAGTAAGCTTCTGCTATTATCGGCTGGCGAAAGGCATCTCCGGCATACTGTCGTATGCAAAAGAAGGTGTCCGACTGTGGTTCCGGACAAAGCGTCCGGCATGCCGTCAACTCTGCCTTAAGCTGACCGGTTAAGTAGAGAAAAGAATAGGTCTCCTAAAGTCCGGTTCCGGCGGGGCTTATTAAAGTGCCTCTATTTTCGGCACTGCCATTCTAAATCTCTCAAAATTTCGGCAGATTGGCACTTTGGGAAGACATATCCATTTTTTCAGTGCAATTTGCGGAAACTCAAGTTTTCTTTTCCATCTCATGGCTTTTTGTCCCGGGGATTACTGTTCATATGTTAACCTGTGAGCAGTAACTCCCGGCATTCTTACCTCGGCAGACGTGCTCTTCTGTCCGGAAATACCCGATCAAATCCTTCTGCAGAATCCTGATACCAATAAGCCACTGTTGCCACATCGTCCGAACGTTCAAACAATGACAGATCATCATTTCCAATCTGCTGCAAAGTTACTTTGATATCTTCTGAAAAAGCGATTGGATCTAGAATATGCCAGCGGTACAGACCATGGCGCGGCAGACTGTCATCACCAAATGCATGTACTGCATTTAATTTTCCTGTTTCAAACCGTACACGTGTCTTGTCCTTTGTCTCATAAAACGGATAACCTAGAAACAGTGTGGAATAGTTCTTAACGGAAGGTCTTCCCAGCTCATCTTTCTGATGAAATGCCCACGCACCTCCGAAATAATCTTCAGAACCTGTGGAGGATACGGTCGGGAATTCTTCATCTCCATCCAGATAGAACTTAAATTCACCCTCTCCCCACCAATATCTTTCCAGTGCAGTCAGCGCAAGAAATGTTCCTACATAATAGCCTTTTCCTTTAATCTTATCCAGTATCACGTAATCTTTTGCCAGTTCTGTTTGTCTTTCCCGTTTCCAGTATGCGTGGAAATACAGAGTGTTTTCCGGCAGACTGTCTGTCTCCGCATAATTTACTGTATAGAAAAATGAAGTAATGTCTTTCGGATGTTCATTTGTAATGGTAATTCTTGCTCTTTCACGAAACGGCATTTCAAAATAGCTGTTCATACCGCCCGTTGGATTTACTACGATCGGCAGAGACGCAATGTCACATCGTTCGCCGAATCCGTTGCAGAAGAAATCTCCCAGTGGAGCTTCTACCGCCGGAGTGCTGCTGTTGTCCCAATAGATTCTGAGTACAACATCACGCATAACAAAACTTCCCTTTTCTGTATTTTCACGAATCGTCATCCAGATATGACGAATGATTCCCGGTCCTTTTATATCTGCAATGACCGTCTCTTCTCCCATTGGAAGACGGATACTTCCTCTTCCTTTTCTCTGCGGTCCGAGTGCACTGTCTTCCATGCATGCTCTTCCCTTTTCTCCCGTCGGATTTTCCGGAGATACTGCTCTTGACCGCTCGCCCTTAAAGGTTGTGATATTATTTAATAAATTCATAATCCTGACTCCATTTCTCTTCGTTGTTTGGGTGAATTAATTTCTTTTGATTTTTTTTCATTTCTACATAAACCGGAAATGTACTTCTATTTTTCATAGAAAACTCTGCCATATGATGCTCATACCGAACCGAAATATCAAATCGGGCATTTCCTATCCGCATATTTTTCCAGCAGAATCCGCCGATAAACCGCTTAGGATGGATTCTGAACACCGCCTTCGGCGCATCATATTCGATTCCGAGAAATTCCGTGATAAAAAGGATAAAAAAGATTCCTGCACCCCATCCACATTTTCCGCAGCTGTTCATTCTCACAACATCACCGGTCTGTGCTCCGATCTTATACGGCCACCACCACCAGGAACCATCCAGGTCTATCAGTCTTTCTAACTCACGAAATCTACCTTCGTCTCCTGACCAGTTTTCTTTCTCTGCCGCACCGTTTAAAATCGAAATATATCCCGGAAATGTTGCCCCGGACTGATTTCCCCACTTGATTCCTCTGCTCAGTTCACTGTAAGTAGGATTTTCTCTGCTTCCTGTAAACTGACCATACTGCTTCAAAGTATCCTGCTCTTCACTTTGATATTTGTAGTATTTCATCAGGGTTGTATCCGATTCTTCCCCATCATGCATTCTGAGACAAATTTCTCCGTCATGGTTCACATCTGTTATAAACTGAAGCCCCTGGTCCAACATCTCTTTCTGATACTTTTCTGCAGAATCACATTCCTTCTTTTCCTCTGCGATTCCACTGATTCCTTCCAGATACTGTGTTCCAAAGAGCCCCTTCGCAGTCATATACCGTTCGATATCTTTTCTTGTCTTTCCTGCTTCACTTCTCAACATTTCCGCATAACTTTTCTCTCCGAAAACTTCTTCCGCAATTCTTGCTAATGCCATAAAACTGCGGTACACACAGAGATTGGTTCCTGTATGATACTTTCCCAGTGCATACGCATCGGAAATCCACGTTGTACGATACAGATAAGGCTCATTTTCCTCACGGCTTTCGAGAACCGTCTGAAGAATTGCTTTCATTTTCTTATAGAGCTTTGGATGCTGTTGGAAAAATTCTTTCTCACCAAAATACTCATAATATGCACCGGAAAGCATGATCACAGACAACGAATTGCTCAATGAATGAAAGACGCCGCCTTCGAATTTAGTTCCTTTATATTTGATTCCATATTTTGCAAACCAGAGAATACATTTTTTACAAAGTTCCGGCTCTGTCAGTGTAAACGGCAGACTGGAGTAGTACATGTCTTTATTCCATACATGTGGTGTGACCG
This window of the Mediterraneibacter gnavus ATCC 29149 genome carries:
- a CDS encoding transposase yields the protein MSSIRLNGSLVYTTYQGGTTAQRFREYMEKQLIPSLEKGNVVIMDNMRSHHAKIVTELLDKAGISYLYLPPYSPDLNPIEKMWSKMKAILRKNKICVASELPEVVKAALETISMNDCKWWFHACGICVN
- a CDS encoding DUF5692 family protein, which translates into the protein MLFHVYGENALPQWIAMLGVLAALILLNEVSRRTKAGGILMFFVIPAILTVYFIAIAVGAKTGASWALNNQTYLYMNGWFHYAKLYAALAGCIGFMMIKYEWGIGKAHWFKAYPFAIVAINILIAVASDFESAINGWYSWWLSSEDVWLYGGWHNVFNGIAGIINILCMTGWWAVYTSKDKKDMIWPDMIWVYILVYDVWNFAYTYNCLPTHSWFCGVALLLAPTIAALLWNKGGWIMNRANTLCIWCMFAQVFPLFQETFSDGTQVFPWATIPKLYADGTLNGITAGGSTNADPTMMTIVSLLALIVNIVAFIYIIRTARKKKKNPYKEEIFTDFKYYKDAAARAEIK
- the rpoN gene encoding RNA polymerase factor sigma-54, whose amino-acid sequence is MGLELKVEQKQRVYQKQIEQARILQMNAQEIAVYIQEVALENPLIEVEELAEAPLEELVREDMRKSDETGVTASEDTDWSYAGGHQLLEDWWTLQEESLVDIIHQQLLTMPIGEKEKKIVEKLAGSLDSRGYLEISVKKLAEYIPCSVRELRSALEILKSLEPAGIGAADLKECLILQLKRQKDSRLAITLVKNYLEDLSKHKISAIAKELGEEEAAVRDAFSRIRTLNPKPGRIYGRNTGGYVIPDIIVSKEHGKYIAELNEAVYRELRLNEFYVKLRDSKEAEVREYIMQKQAQAEWLRACIEQRSHTLQRIADILVDFQRMFLDSGKDMKPIRQKDVAQIMEVNESTISRAVKGKYLQCGWGVYALSDFMPKGTEEVSSDSVKLMLRNFIQSEDKKKPLSDQKLAQKLGEEGIQISRRTVAKYRMQMNILDAAGRRGEF
- a CDS encoding DUF2383 domain-containing protein yields the protein MEEQTGKLLKECSSGCKMAINSLNQVRDFVKDEKLHQLLDEYDKKHKALEEDISRLLEKHGEQEKDPHPAAAAFSRITTDVKLMLHDDSSQIAKLLMDGCNMGIQSIGKFLNEYEEASSESRSLAKKLLHMDEQLMKELKPFL
- a CDS encoding helix-turn-helix domain-containing protein; its protein translation is MELKIGKRIQDLRKQKGLTQEQVAAALNISAAAVSKWETDTTYPDITILNPLARLLGVSVDVLLDFQEQMTEEECMKRMEKADTLFSTRNWEEGQQYCEELLKEFPTDLFLKFRVASTYMQYAGASLQEEILKQQMERSITLFEESTASENAEISETAWYVLSGLYCMNEEYEKGLEAVEKLPQPDFDARSMKSSILYQMGKLEESEKLTQRCLYEEIRNAGLSLVSLAKIAGEESEYEKAFRFLDAAQELETLFEESRLGGVNVMVSQMKLGILVKQGKKDQALSELKHLVMGYLNIVQGRKTETPIYFDKLEWNESTSPKRGYLLENLLWLLETEDVYAELRAEDVYREMVEKIQKELEKSR
- a CDS encoding winged helix-turn-helix transcriptional regulator, encoding MLHNEARKLVLEAWDKTHNAKEIAKYFSVNQSTIYRLVEERARTGSYETRTQLRGRKPILTEKQHQDILELVQKQPDITMKEIIESLNLPVGSKAVRRFLIKQGYTYKKKSLHAKEQERPRCAGKAQRMDRKHI
- a CDS encoding biotin transporter BioY, which produces METKAKFLTTKQMTLIALMTALTCILGPLSIPLPFSPVPISFTNLVLYFSVFVLGTKFSTISYIVYLLIGLVGLPVFSGFSGGPAKVAGPTGGYLVGFVFLTVIAGFFVEHFKGKLSFAVLGMVLGTIVCYLFGTIWLSMQLNIGFVAGLGVGVFPYIPGDLVKIAIACIIGPKIRRAVVR
- a CDS encoding sigma 54-interacting transcriptional regulator, with the protein product MEAKDRVYQALCRMSKSDCQITAAALAEELNLSRQVVSHYLNRLLEEGSVEKTLTRPVCWNIRKQQRENVQGSVSEERKEIEEVLPEVRREDVFDTMIGADGSQKNVIERCKAAVSYPPDGLPILITGESGVGKSFLARLIHQYAVSSAVISESAPLVVLNCADYANNPELLSAALLGYKKGSFTGADTDKEGLLQEADGGYLFLDEIHRLSYENQEKLFIFMDTGKYRPLGDKNWKAAKVRFIFATTEIPEKVLLETFRRRITVQTSIGSIAERPLMERLQLIYRFYQKEAVKINRDILIEKDAMQYLCFSKLPGNIGKLENLVRVSCAEAYFRQQEEKLLKISSRELQNETPDKGDSLEEIVCPMKVLCSQESESAYEACVTEHALNVSALWEEVVKASWDKTDMLYLRYKHQMKTWEKYVTVSSSVFENTVRKMFESSCRLVLKRYGIRVTDQCLKELYLSYKMFSQMELDAEMEWKLSVYFEQSLSRAHYIAKRLFEKVVSLEQGCGKHVLFLFTVALHEYVVESVELAGLIAAHGDTTASSIAKVVNQACGTFVFEAIDMPMDSSFDAMIDKVRSYLEDIPGGRGVILLVDTGSLSRMYTLIKNSLSGDLMIINNVSTAIALDIGIKILGHSSFTEITQSTKKICSFDVQFFEGLSQGKNIVISCMSGVGIAEKIQEMMKSVLGDCGLDFITMDYKELIRVLGEKGEKSFEQTLLILTTSSLSEEVKTPWLSMYDVLDGSGEQVLWDSLKTVINPEQFEVLKREFVKFFSMEGIVSRLQFLNPAVVVREVELILMRYEKYYALEMSGHVRLNLYMHIAFMFERLMIAQDGYEEEQRELSEQEKEFYRISRIVFAEAEKKYRIRLDEYELSMLYELFKRLIK